CGAGCACCTGCGCCTCGCCGTCGGCCGGCAGGTGGTAGGTGTAGTCTTCCATGAACGAGGTGCCGCCCGGCAGTCCGGTCGCCATGACCTTGGCGGCGCGGACCATCGCCGAGGCCTTCCAGTCGCCCTCGCCGCCGAAGCCGTAGCCGTCGGCCATGAGCCGCTGGGCGGCGATGCCGGGCAGCTGCTTCATGCCGACCAGGTTCTCAAAGGTGTCGGTGAAGCCGACGAACCCGCCCTCGGTCAGGAACGAGCGGAGGCCCAGCTCGATGCGGGCGGCGTCGCGGAGCGACTCGCGCGCCGCGCCGCCCGAGGCGATCTCCTTGGCCATCTCGTAGGCTTCGTCGTACTCGCCGCAGAGGGCGTCGACCTGGGCGTCGGTGGCGGCGTCGATGTGCTTGACCAGGTCGCCCACGCCGTAGCCGTTGACCGAGAAGCCCAGCACCTCTTCCGCGGCGACCTTGTCGCCCTCGGTGACCGCTACGTCACGCATGTTGTCGCCGATGCGGGCGAACCTGGCCGTGCGCAGGTCCTGGCGGGCCGCGGCGGCGCGGCTCCACGCGCCGATCGACTCCTGCACGCCGGCGTTCAGCCAGTGGCCCACCACCACCTTGCGGGGGATGTTCAGGCGGGTGCAGATGAACCCGAACTCCCGCCCGCCGTGGGCGGACTGGTTCAGGTTCATGAAGTCCATATCGATGGAGTCCCACGGGATCTCGCGGTGGAACTGCGTGTGCAGGTGGCACAGCGGCTTCTGCAGCAGCGTCAGGCCCGGGATCCACATCTTGGCGGGCGAGAAGGTGTGCATCCAGGCCACGATGCCGACGCACTTGTCCGAGGCGTTGGCCTCTAGGATCACGCGGCGGATCTCCTCGGCGGTCTTGACCACCGACTTGAAGACGACCTTGGTCGGCACCTCGGGCGACTTGTCGAGCCCGGCGGCCACCTCGCGCGAGTGCGTCGCGACCTGCTCCAAGGTCTCGGGCCCGTAGAGGTGCTGGCTGCCGGTGATGAACCAGACTTCGGATTGGTCAAGCTGCGGAAGGATAGACATATTGCGCGACGGGTCGGGTTGTTCGTGTGCGGGTTAAGGGGCCGGTCCGCTACTTCTGGCCGTAGTAAGCGTTCGGGCCGTGTTTGCGGGAGTAGTGCTTCTCGAGGAGGTAGTCGTCTACCGGCGGGACGCTGGGCGCCAGCGCGAGGGTGTCGATCGCCATCCCGGCGACCGCCTCGAGCGCGACGGCGTTCTTGACCGACTCGGCGGCATGGGCGCCCCAGGCAAACGGGGCGTGACTCCCGACCAGGACCCCGGGGACCGCTACCGGGTCGAGGTCCGCGAAACGCTCTATGATAACGTGCCCGGTGTTCCCCTCGTAGTCGGTATTTATCTCTTCTTCACTAAGCGGCCGGGTCACCGGGATCGGGCCGTAGAAGTGGTCCGCGTGCGTGGTGCCGTAGCACGGGATCTCTCGCCGGGCCTGGGCGAACGCGGTGCCCTTGGGGCTGTGCGTGTGCGTGATCCCGCCGACCCCTTCAAACGCCTGGTACAGCAGCCGGTGGGTGGCCGTGTCGGAGGAGGGCTTGAGGTCGCCCTGGACCACCTTGCCGGTCTCGACGCTGACGATCACGCAGTGCTCGGGCCGCAGCTCCGGGTAGGGGACGCCGCTGGGCTTGATCGCGAAGACGTCGCGGTCGTCGCTCAGGCCGCTGACGTTGCCCCACGTGAGGGTCACCAGTCCGTGCGCCACCAGGTCGAGATTCGCCTGGCAGACGGCTTCCTGCAGCTGTTCGATAGTCATTTAACGCTGGGGTCGAGGTCGTTGTTGGGCGCCGGGCCCGGGTCGCCCCAGGCTGACCCCTAAGAATATCCGATAGGCGGGTCGGTTTTAATCGCCCAAATCGGGCCCGTATTGAGAATCCGCCGCCCGAAAACCGTCCCAAACCGGCGCGGGCAGGTGTGCGGAACTGGCACGCCGCGGCGTGGGCGGACGCCGGTCCACGCCGCGCCGGGCACGCCGCCCGCCGTGACACTTCGTCGCGGCGTGGCCGTCTTCAACCGGCGTTGTCTGTTCGGGCGTCCGCCGCTCGCCGCCCGAATCGCCGTGGATTCCGCGCGTCGATGTCGGCGCGGCGGGTGAGCCGACCGCCGCACCCGCGGGGCAATGGCACGACGATTGCCTAGCACGGCGATTACGGACATCCAGAGTCGGATGCCCGTTTCGAGTCACGTCGCGAAGCACAACGCCGAAAGAGCCCGTCGATGCCAGTTTCCCAAACCGCCGAGTACGCGTTGAGGGCGGTCACCTGCCTCGCGCAGCACGACACCGCGCAGACAACCCAGAGCATCGCCAAGTGCACCGGGGTGCCGCTCAGCTACCTGCCGAAGGTGCTGCAGCCGCTGACCCGCGCCGAGATCGTGTCGGCCCAGCGTGGCGTGCGGGGGGGCTACAAGCTGGAACGCGAGTGCGGCGACCTGACCGTGCTGGACGTGGTGAACTGCGTCGACCCCGTGCGTCGGCTCGACGCCTGCCCGCCCAACCGCGTCCGCGTCTCCGCCGCTCTGTGCCCGCTGCACAAGCTGCTCGACGAGGTCCAGGAGTCGATGCAGACGCGCTTCGCCGAGACCTCCATCAAGCAGCTCGCGTTCACCGCCGACGGCCGGCCCCAACGCTGTGGCACGCACGGCGTGGGGGACGCGGTCGCCGACCCGCTGCAGACGCCAACGGCCTGACCGCAATGCGACTGCGCTGCGGCTCGCCTTTCAAGTACCTCAGACTCCACCCCTACACAACTCACGCAAGACATGACGACTACCGATTCCGAGGACGCCGCTCCAGGGCTTGAGCGGTTCAGCTACGACGACGCCATCGTGCGTATGTTTGTCGCCGCCACGCTGGTGTGGGCCGTCGTGGGGTTCCTGGTGGGCCTGCTGATCGCGGCCGAGCTGCCGATGCCGTGGCTCAATGGCGGCATCGAGTGGATCACCTTCGGGCGGCTGCGGCCGCTGCACACCAACGCGGTGATCTTCGCGTTTGCCGGCAACGCGATCTTCGCGGCCATCTACTACAGCACCCAGCGGCTGTGCAAGGCGCGCATGTTCAGCGACACGCTCAGCCGCCTGCACTTCTGGGGCTGGCAGGCGATAATTGTCAGCGCCGCCCTGACGCTGCCGTTCGGCATCACCCAGAGCAAGGAGTACGCTGAGCTGGAGTGGCCGATCGACATCGCGATCGCGGTGGTTTGGGCTGGTTTCTTCGGCGTGAACTTCTTTGGCACGCTTCTCAACCGCCGCGAGCGTCACATGTACGTGGCGCTGTGGTTCTACATCGCCACGATCATCACCGTGGCGGTGCTGCACATCTTCAACAACCTGGTCGTCCCTGCCGGCTGGTTCAAGAGCTACCCCGTGTACGCCGGCGTGCAGGACGCCATGATGCAGTGGTGGTACGGCCACAACGCGGTGGCGTTCTTCCTCACCACGCCGTTCCTCGGGCTGATGTACTACTTCCTGCCCAAGGCGGCGGAGCGGCCGGTCT
Above is a window of Posidoniimonas corsicana DNA encoding:
- the araA gene encoding L-arabinose isomerase codes for the protein MSILPQLDQSEVWFITGSQHLYGPETLEQVATHSREVAAGLDKSPEVPTKVVFKSVVKTAEEIRRVILEANASDKCVGIVAWMHTFSPAKMWIPGLTLLQKPLCHLHTQFHREIPWDSIDMDFMNLNQSAHGGREFGFICTRLNIPRKVVVGHWLNAGVQESIGAWSRAAAARQDLRTARFARIGDNMRDVAVTEGDKVAAEEVLGFSVNGYGVGDLVKHIDAATDAQVDALCGEYDEAYEMAKEIASGGAARESLRDAARIELGLRSFLTEGGFVGFTDTFENLVGMKQLPGIAAQRLMADGYGFGGEGDWKASAMVRAAKVMATGLPGGTSFMEDYTYHLPADGEAQVLGSHMLEICPTIASGRPRCEIHPLGIGGKEDPVRLVFNVPAGPAVNATLIDLGDRFRMVLNEVEVIDPPAPLPKLPVARALWKPLPDLKTAAAAWIYAGGSHHPVFSQAIGTEHFEDFAQMTGVELLVIDADSKLRDFR
- the araD gene encoding L-ribulose-5-phosphate 4-epimerase AraD, which produces MTIEQLQEAVCQANLDLVAHGLVTLTWGNVSGLSDDRDVFAIKPSGVPYPELRPEHCVIVSVETGKVVQGDLKPSSDTATHRLLYQAFEGVGGITHTHSPKGTAFAQARREIPCYGTTHADHFYGPIPVTRPLSEEEINTDYEGNTGHVIIERFADLDPVAVPGVLVGSHAPFAWGAHAAESVKNAVALEAVAGMAIDTLALAPSVPPVDDYLLEKHYSRKHGPNAYYGQK
- a CDS encoding RrF2 family transcriptional regulator — translated: MPVSQTAEYALRAVTCLAQHDTAQTTQSIAKCTGVPLSYLPKVLQPLTRAEIVSAQRGVRGGYKLERECGDLTVLDVVNCVDPVRRLDACPPNRVRVSAALCPLHKLLDEVQESMQTRFAETSIKQLAFTADGRPQRCGTHGVGDAVADPLQTPTA